In Flavobacterium sp., a single window of DNA contains:
- a CDS encoding M56 family metallopeptidase, which produces MEALFTFIIKSSGLIALFYFAYFFLLRKETFFNSSRWFLLAGLITSVILPFVVYTKIVWIDPLPPVADYSPAANYNYVANYSPQAIQEEAFEINWNLVSLGVYVLGFAAFMIKFGLDFYSLNAVLKGQKIKQQEDFKFVDVNDNIAPFSYFDYIVYNSSMYTKSELESILEHEKVHSDQYHTIDVIISRIFCILFWFNPVMWLYKKAILQNLEFIADNVASKKISDKKAYQYTLLKITTHETCVAITNHFYQSLIKKRIVMLNKNQSKKWNYWKYYAVIPALGAFVLLFQIKTIAQEKKELNEKNEKAGLVSKNINEEVFKITKSTTDQELKDLSAKLKAEHNVDLEVSNVKRNSANEIIGIKLKVAKENGKVQVIEMNSTKALKDCSIVIDNDEDGEKSVSVITDDQIARPLIQKRDVVVRDFNNSDVNVEDHASPVPPTAPVAPVAPVFPTGPMPPMPAIDMSRMPKPPVAPASPKDKVAWSKFEKDMEEFERKMEAFQPDLSDYEKQIEAIMAQREAIFEKQMEKYEIAMDKFNFDMDKFNQDVQIRYGRDSKEYERSLRQYENDMRQHQLDMKQHEKDMKQFEKDMKQREKELKKWEKENSKRS; this is translated from the coding sequence ATGGAAGCTCTTTTCACTTTTATCATCAAATCTAGTGGTTTAATCGCTTTGTTTTATTTTGCGTACTTTTTTTTACTGCGAAAAGAAACTTTCTTCAACAGCAGCAGATGGTTTTTATTAGCAGGGTTAATAACATCGGTAATTTTACCTTTTGTCGTTTATACGAAAATCGTATGGATTGATCCGCTGCCACCAGTTGCAGATTATAGTCCGGCTGCAAATTATAATTATGTGGCTAATTATTCTCCGCAGGCAATTCAGGAAGAGGCTTTTGAAATAAACTGGAATTTAGTTTCTTTAGGTGTTTATGTACTTGGTTTTGCTGCTTTTATGATCAAATTCGGACTTGATTTTTACAGTTTAAATGCAGTACTAAAAGGTCAGAAAATCAAACAGCAGGAAGATTTTAAATTTGTAGATGTTAATGATAACATTGCACCTTTCTCTTATTTTGATTATATCGTTTACAACTCATCAATGTACACGAAATCAGAATTAGAAAGTATTCTGGAACATGAAAAAGTACACAGCGATCAGTATCACACAATTGATGTTATAATTTCGAGAATTTTCTGTATTCTGTTCTGGTTCAACCCTGTAATGTGGCTTTATAAAAAGGCAATTTTGCAAAATTTAGAATTCATTGCTGATAATGTAGCTTCTAAAAAAATATCAGACAAAAAAGCGTATCAATACACGCTTTTAAAAATAACAACGCATGAAACTTGTGTTGCCATCACCAATCATTTTTATCAATCATTAATCAAAAAACGAATTGTTATGTTAAACAAAAATCAATCAAAAAAATGGAATTACTGGAAATACTACGCCGTAATTCCGGCATTAGGAGCATTTGTATTATTATTTCAGATAAAAACAATCGCACAGGAGAAAAAAGAACTTAACGAAAAAAATGAAAAAGCAGGTTTAGTTTCTAAAAATATAAACGAAGAAGTTTTTAAAATTACAAAATCGACTACAGATCAGGAATTAAAAGACTTAAGTGCAAAACTAAAAGCAGAACACAATGTTGATCTTGAAGTTTCTAATGTAAAAAGAAACAGCGCAAATGAAATTATAGGAATCAAACTTAAAGTTGCAAAAGAAAATGGCAAAGTTCAGGTTATTGAAATGAACAGCACTAAAGCTTTAAAAGACTGCAGCATTGTAATCGATAATGACGAAGACGGTGAAAAAAGCGTAAGTGTAATTACTGATGATCAAATAGCGCGTCCATTAATTCAAAAACGCGACGTTGTAGTTAGAGACTTTAATAATTCTGATGTAAATGTTGAAGATCATGCATCACCGGTTCCTCCTACTGCTCCAGTTGCACCGGTTGCGCCTGTTTTTCCAACAGGACCAATGCCTCCAATGCCCGCTATTGATATGTCTAGAATGCCAAAACCTCCTGTAGCTCCCGCAAGTCCAAAAGACAAAGTGGCGTGGAGTAAATTTGAAAAAGACATGGAAGAATTTGAAAGAAAAATGGAAGCTTTTCAACCAGATCTTTCAGATTATGAAAAACAAATTGAAGCAATAATGGCTCAAAGAGAAGCCATTTTTGAAAAACAAATGGAGAAATACGAAATTGCTATGGATAAATTCAATTTTGATATGGATAAATTCAATCAGGATGTCCAAATTAGATATGGAAGAGATTCTAAAGAATACGAAAGAAGCCTGAGACAATATGAAAACGATATGAGACAGCATCAGCTTGACATGAAACAACATGAAAAAGATATGAAGCAGTTTGAAAAAGACATGAAACAGCGCGAAAAAGAATTAAAAAAATGGGAAAAAGAAAATAGTAAAAGATCCTAG
- a CDS encoding SsrA-binding protein, producing MYKFLAKLNKLILPSFTKQGLDIAKAKKWQLAIIGYRAYVTMRALD from the coding sequence ATGTATAAATTTTTAGCCAAACTAAACAAACTTATTCTGCCAAGTTTTACAAAACAAGGTTTAGATATTGCAAAAGCCAAAAAGTGGCAACTGGCTATTATAGGCTATCGTGCTTATGTAACCATGAGAGCTTTAGACTAA